The Juglans microcarpa x Juglans regia isolate MS1-56 chromosome 2S, Jm3101_v1.0, whole genome shotgun sequence genome has a window encoding:
- the LOC121253382 gene encoding uncharacterized protein LOC121253382 produces the protein MRLFHFDKVITNEEFGGKIWVFWKTEMDMQLVRMGTQYLSLHIDDGSSHFLRTFIYAKCNRYERQLLWEELSSAGMGVEPCLFAGDFNIIHSDVERCGGSPRTRAAMDDFNRWIHQGRLIEMNSQGRKFSWCNGQHGLSRAWAKLDRVLLDAKLLIAFPYARCPYLSRSTSDHSPMFIEFLKDTFTYGPSPFRFQQMWIEHPDFISFVQMVWSEPAIAIFEEKVEGLEHLLQSNWENEVERELVRYSTELSTWRRREDIRLAQMAKIKWRMEGDRNSKFFHVWLSNKRHRKIHKLRTTDGLEFNSPEEIHLGAEENFSEFLQ, from the exons ATGCGGCTGTTTCATTTTGATAAGGTAATTACTAATGAGGAGTTTGGTGGGAAAATCTGGGTATTTTGGAAAACTGAAATGGACATGCAGCTGGTCCGAATGGGAACACAGTATTTGTCTTTACATATAGACGACGGGTCTTCACATTTTTTGAGAACTTTTATCTATGCTAAGTGTAATAGATATGAAAGGCAGCTGCTTTGGGAGGAGCTGAGTTCGGCTGGAATGGGTGTGGAGCCTTGTTTGTTTGctggagattttaatataattcatTCGGATGTGGAAAGGTGTGGTGGTAGTCCAAGGACAAGAGCTGCAATGGATGACTTTAATAGATGGATTCACCAGGGCAGGTTGATTGAAATGAATTCTCAGGGGAGAAAGTTTTCATGGTGCAATGGTCAGCATGGATTATCTAGAGCTTGGGCTAAGTTGGATAGAGTGCTTCTTGATGCAAAGTTACTGATAGCATTTCCGTATGCACGTTGTCCGTATTTATCAAGGTCAACGTCGGATCATAGTCCCATGTTTATAGAATTCCTGAAAGATACTTTTACTTATGGTCCCTCTCCATTTAGGTTTCAGCAAATGTGGATTGAGCACCCTGATTTTATAAGCTTTGTACAGATGGTGTGGTCTGAACCAGCG ATTGCTATTTTTGAAGAGAAGGTTGAGGGTCTTGAGCACTTGCTGCAAAGTAATTGGGAGAATGAGGTTGAGAGGGAGCTTGTCAGGTACTCTACTGAGTTGTCTACTTGGAGGCGAAGGGAAGATATAAGATTGGCTCAGATGGCTAAAATTAAGTGGAGAATGGAAGGTGATCGGAACTCAAAATTCTTTCATGTTTGGTTATCCAATAAAAGGCATAGGAAAATTCATAAGTTGAGAACTACGGATGGGTTAGAGTTCAATTCACCAGAAGAAATTCATCTTGGTGCCGAAGAAAATTTTTCGGAGTTCCTACAATGA